A stretch of Komagataella phaffii GS115 chromosome 2, complete sequence DNA encodes these proteins:
- a CDS encoding Genome integrity checkpoint protein and PI kinase superfamily member, with the protein MTPEEHARLETLNQITDSVFKQSISNEEKFRSLKLIVFQALPAYQFKDITDSYLNSILVKVLKCLDLLAIELYLELIENKLYEKIIDVILPFLDLQYVRVEVGIQVKGIIVTIINLFHEKIRSPFHCTMIKEFLYRNVFEFNLSSLFALFTSNQGLITVDHPIHEIVQDNNKKLSILSSCVTLIQIFLEPKYSEVLGLEDKAWELESSIRKVFFCLDSFLNSFKQQTEKLIDMPVNKFIHVLDYYTSILFTSLLKYFIEDLTFPSSKRFLLLSKAREYLHGNHLQQFPKLQASLANCLLKLLYHLVGQDDVFVMKKSLNISPEWLLKAELSLDPLLVHVLNVCSLVFEYKSSDSFSFTKDHVRILSQPTTVSIHQLKLQILTSLMERNTSIDVNRELLLCRDNEIVSVMPPSNDISMLLDSEVLSTDEQMSAWLRLVVSNCNLATLSGLEMIYLIQSLGKAACISAHDFNFPLGRCNKCDTVRRDSSHPIKYVSYSRPSSNSNHNISTILSLLHQLLELDSVRKSDVHTLNLLLSLRRVFTSYQPPPLTNSCVVWKFISSATTHNVREIRLLAVTLLSFYFITPQNTQYNNTFLKISTFLGQITLSDSNSYLTESTVLAWAQLALVSGVNEHLYVTLMKLINYVGSQSQIQSTLAIHSLKTIAYIQEKTPYQLLYPFLPKFSVIVVKQLKSRPMLVDSFTKLVSLSLQAFLKRTQEYTVPYVLQSYKHDIIGIMAHELQTSKPELIETHLPQILGYLLTINDPTLESDRVKITAILGNINGHYRKKPLKDLLKINFDYEFAWAVLQNYSPESQNEKSVRRALIFIARTTLANKSETFNFTEEKILELFFDKTILAIMQLFSFTINNLKGIQPEQSRLQALYSINYLIELSGSALVSCLPQIRTSLQVSISSKHLQLESLECLKKLIVLLKDKDLYLILDFVVSLIVLKYDELDDQSKNVCQSIMGILYSQKFDSLKKELTNYVFSLSSNQQFVSTVLKTRIDHRAPSLQLLSELAKRCNNDNKWVVMLALDSIESFLTVYDKSFHSEVVYRKKFSELAPLLIKTLLNTSFKFRFEDKGIASKCAKVIAKIGLLDIPRSNHISKKDSSRVILRFNFSDTRESIRFVRTFIDIILVKAFSASGNPSRQLYLAYSIQEYLKFMGLEEVDISSLEEKVGKTSEPDVKLQLWNGFSDISKAIIAPLLHSKYTLQFHSYHPKEYPIFSLQKTHSQWLTGIVDDLLNRSQGKSGIYPHAQHIFFICTSAVRGGDLSVCEFILPYIWYSIIASGDEELVELLFLESFAILDTNIDDLRFENARDSLKACYQTLFDVFDYCRECACVNKHGFSPSSSSNSRRKYRQSNSQRLEGFLSRFPQELLAKRSAQCKFNERAILHLEESYRAKKIPKEEFISTIQSMYAEIDDIDALDGVLRKYSTASLDNKLAQVGFSDNWSVTLEAFKTSAENEILHYDNNFKNNTRLLKTLLEQHYYSSALEKLSALISQMDWKPSSIPTEWISIGLLASVFSRSIEDTKRWVVIIEKHPETSVTNSSELLCIYETAKALINLHDNKKDATLKSIERAFGFYSIQLWNVNSLSLIRKRDLFTQLHCLEELHQIASSTNRDNFELTSTVLDSKIEHAGHNFSALWSIISTRRVVEENHPKSFVRDDLRKTWTKSAKIARKFGRLDLAMSSIVNVMSSNDLDSNLEYSKILWAQGEQINALKLVDKIRTSDIPMAKRTSAKIQLKYSKWLDQSANAGASLIINEYNEAINLDNSWNKPHYHLAKFYNKLLESNSNRMISLNSEIEQSSRHIDGFYEVMVVKHYVSSLLGSPKYVFEVLPKMITVWLDFAATYKQRVIPSGFKPETIHKKLEENRATIHKSIRYALASLPRYYWYIALSQMISRVLHGNSSTKNLLITIIAEVVRYYPQRAIWSVFSVVSSMDKERSVVGSEIVEKVKTSKCILTDVSNYGELLDQCWGVIEKFYNICNLYVKAERNSTLKLLTDFKFRTLSINCNHLVLPIKTNFNIVLPNSGSNTNKSNSSFPAENTVKCHLFENNVSILSSLQKPRRVSIWGDDGVKYSILCKANDDLRKDAKMMEFSNVIDRLLSKDTESEKRSLSVLSYAVVPLNEKLGLIEWVNDCSTMKSVLFQYYQSKTDGVNFTYLKNMLAPEKPLEVKLRNFEEVSKKYQPYLRHWFMEEFPDPAQWYHARSTFTRSTAVMSMIGYLTGLGDRHGDNILISHATGSVLHVDFDCLFGKGETLQVPERVPFRLTQNMVDAFGVTGCEGSFRKGSEVTLALMRNHESLLMNTLETFLYDPILDWASGQKNKKNKSMMYNAGPEVAMAVIRRKIRGILDADSMPLSVAGQVEALILEATSSENLCQMFVGWMPFL; encoded by the coding sequence ATGACACCTGAAGAGCATGCGAGATTAGAGACCTTGAACCAAATCACGGATTCTGTTTTTAAGCAATCAATCTccaatgaagaaaagtttcGGTCTTTGAAGTTAATTGTCTTTCAAGCTCTCCCTGCATACCAGTTCAAAGACATTACCGATTCGTACCTCAATAGTATACTTGTTAAAGTTTTAAAATGCTTAGACTTACTAGCTATTGAACTGTATTTGGAACTAATCGAGAACAAACTTTATGAAAAGATTATCGACGTGATCTTGCCCTTTCTGGATCTTCAGTATGTTCGGGTTGAGGTGGGCATTCAAGTCAAGGGGATAATAGTGACAATAATCAATCTATTTCATGAAAAAATACGAAGCCCTTTCCATTGTACTATGATTAAGGAATTCCTTTACAGAAATGTATTTGAGTTCAATTTGAGCTCTTTGTTTGCTCTTTTTACAAGTAACCAAGGTCTGATCACTGTTGACCATCCCATTCATGAAATTGTTCAGGATAACAATAAGAAGCTCAGCATACTGAGTTCATGTGTCACATTGATTCAGATTTTTTTAGAACCGAAGTACAGTGAAGTATTAGGCTTAGAAGACAAAGCATGGGAGCTGGAAAGTTCAATTCGAAAGGTCTTTTTCTGCCTGGATTCATTTTTAAACAGCTTTAAGcaacaaactgaaaaactAATAGATATGCCCGTAAACAAGTTCATTCATGTACTGGACTATTATACATCTATTTTATTTACGTCCTTGTTGAAATACTTCATCGAGGATTTGACATTTCCTTCTTCCAAGAGGTTCTTGCTGTTATCCAAAGCAAGGGAATATCTGCATGGAAATCATTTACAGcagtttccaaaacttcaagCTAGTTTGGCCAACTGTTTATTGAAACTGCTATATCACTTGGTCGGCCAAGATGATGTTTTCgtgatgaaaaaatcattgaacATCTCACCAGAGTGGCTCCTCAAGGCTGAATTGTCGTTGGATCCTCTTCTAGTCCATGTCTTAAATGTGTGTTCACTTGTTTTTGAGTACAAGTCTTCGgactctttttcttttactAAAGATCATGTTCGAATCCTATCACAACCGACTACTGTTTCCATTCACCAGCTCAAGCTTCAAATTTTAACCTCTCTGATGGAAAGGAATACCAGCATAGATGTCAACAGAGAACTACTCCTTTGTAGAGACAATGAAATTGTCTCAGTAATGCCACCTTCTAATGATATATCTATGTTGTTAGATTCCGAAGTTTTATCAACCGACGAGCAAATGTCAGCTTGGCTAAGATTagttgtttcaaattgtAACCTCGCAACGCTTTCAGGTCTGGAGATGATTTATTTGATTCAGAGTCTGGGAAAAGCTGCATGTATCTCGGCTCATGATTTCAATTTTCCACTTGGACGGTGCAATAAATGTGACACTGTTCGGCGGGATTCTTCCCATCCAATAAAATATGTTTCATACTCCAGACCttcctccaattccaatcaCAATATTTCCACTATACTGAGCCTTCTCCATCAGCTACTGGAGCTTGACTCTGTTCGAAAGAGTGACGTTCACACATTGAATCTGCTCTTATCTCTTAGGAGAGTCTTTACCTCCTATCAGCCGCCGCCATTGACAAACAGCTGCGTTGTATGGAAGTTTATTTCGTCGGCAACGACGCACAACGTCAGAGAGATTAGACTGTTGGCTGTCACTTTACTTTCATTCTATTTCATAACTCCTCAAAACACACAATACAACAACACTTTtctcaaaatttcaacCTTTCTGGGCCAGATTACTCTTTCAGATTCAAATTCGTATTTGACTGAATCCACGGTACTGGCTTGGGCACAACTGGCACTTGTGTCAGGGGTTAATGAGCACCTATATGTGACTctgatgaaattgataaaCTATGTCGGATCACAATCCCAGATTCAATCAACATTGGCTATCCACTCACTAAAGACAATTGCATacattcaagaaaaaactcCGTACCAACTATTGTATCCCTTTTTGCCAAAGTTTAGTGTTATTGTGGTGAAACAGCTCAAGTCTAGACCAATGTTGGTAGACAGTTTCACCAAACTTGTTTCACTTAGTTTACAGGCGTTCCTCAAGAGAACCCAAGAATACACAGTGCCTTATGTTTTGCAATCCTACAAACATGACATTATTGGAATAATGGCTCATGAATTGCAAACTTCAAAGCCGGAATTAATAGAGACTCATCTGCCACAGATACTAGGCTATTTGCTAACGATCAACGATCCGACCTTAGAAAGCGACAGAGTCAAAATTACTGCAATTTTGGGGAACATAAACGGTCACTACCGAAAAAAACCATTGAAAGACTTGCTCAAGATTAACTTTGACTATGAGTTTGCATGGGcagttcttcaaaattaCTCCCCAGAATCACAGAACGAAAAAAGTGTCCGTAGAGCTTTGATTTTCATTGCAAGAACCACTTTGGCAAATAAGTCAGAGACGTTTAATTTTACGgaagagaaaattttggaactATTTTTTGACAAGACTATACTGGCTATAATGCagttgttttctttcaCCATCAACAATCTAAAAGGTATACAGCCGGAGCAAAGTAGATTGCAAGCTCTCTATTCTATTAACTATTTGATAGAGCTAAGCGGTAGTGCTTTAGTGTCTTGTCTTCCTCAAATCAGGACGTCTTTACAGGTGTCCATTAGCAGCAAGCACCTACAGCTTGAGTCGCTGGAGTGtctgaaaaaattgatagTTTTACTAAAGGATAAGGATCTCtatttgattttggattttgTTGTCTCACTCATTGTTTTGAAATACGATGAGTTAGACGATCAAAGCAAGAATGTTTGTCAAAGTATCATGGGCATCTTATACtctcaaaaatttgattcTCTCAAAAAGGAACTTACTAACTATGTTTTTTCCCTGTCTTCAAATCAGCAATTTGTATCTACCGTTTTGAAAACTAGAATTGACCATCGTGCCCCTTCACTACAACTTCTGTCAGAGTTAGCAAAGAGGTGCAACAATGATAATAAATGGGTCGTTATGCTTGCTTTGGATAGCATTGAAAGCTTTTTAACAGTTTATGATAAGTCCTTCCATAGTGAAGTTGTTTATCggaaaaagttttctgaGTTGGCTCCTCTACTTATTAAAACACTTTTGAATACGTCTTTCAAGTTTCGTTTCGAAGATAAAGGCATTGCTAGTAAGTGCGCAAAAGTGATTGCCAAGATCGGTCTGTTGGATATCCCACGTAGCAATcacatttccaaaaaggaTTCTTCACGTGTAATTCTAAGGTTTAACTTCTCAGACACCAGAGAAAGCATTCGCTTTGTTCGAACATTTATTGACATTATTTTGGTCAAGGCATTTTCTGCTTCTGGAAACCCATCAAGACAATTGTATCTTGCATACAGTATACAAGAGTATCTCAAGTTTATGGGCTTAGAGGAGGTGGACATAAGttctttggaggagaaGGTGGGAAAAACGAGTGAACCAGATGTTAAATTACAGCTTTGGAATGGATTTTCGGATATTTCAAAGGCAATAATAGCACCATTgcttcattcaaaatataCCCTACAGTTTCATTCTTATCATCCCAAGGAGTATCCgattttttctcttcaaaagacaCATTCTCAATGGCTAACTGGTATCGTTGATGATCTCCTCAATAGAAGTCAAGGTAAGTCTGGAATATACCCTCATGCTCAACACATATTCTTTATCTGTACTTCAGCAGTGCGTGGCGGAGATCTTTCTGTTTGTGAGTTTATTCTGCCGTACATATGGTACAGCATCATAGCTTCAGgagatgaagaattggtCGAACTTTTGTTCTTAGAATCTTTTGCTATATTAGACACAAACATTGATGATCtaagatttgaaaatgcACGGGACTCGTTGAAAGCATGTTACCAAACTCtgtttgatgtttttgaCTATTGTCGGGAATGTGCTTGTGTTAACAAGCACGGGTTTAGTCCATCAAGTAGTAGCAACAGCAGAAGAAAATACAGACAAAGTAACTCACAGAGGTTAGAAGGTTTCTTATCTAGATTTCCACAAGAATTATTGGCCAAGAGATCAGCCCAATGTAAGTTTAATGAACGAGCTATCCTTCACTTGGAAGAAAGCTATAGAGCTAAGAAAATCccaaaagaagagtttATTTCCACCATTCAGTCCATGTATGCTGAAATCGATGACATTGATGCATTAGACGGTGTATTAAGAAAGTATTCTACCGCAAGTCTTGATAATAAACTGGCCCAAGTTGGGTTCAGCGACAATTGGTCTGTAACGCTGGAAGCGTTTAAGACCTCCGCAGAGAATGAAATACTGCACTACGATAATAATTTTAAGAACAACACAAGATTACTCAAGACATTACTAGAACAGCATTATTATTCCtcagctttggaaaaactcAGTGCCCTTATTTCTCAGATGGATTGGAAACCAAGCTCCATACCCACAGAATGGATATCAATTGGATTATTGGCTTCGGTGTTTTCAAGAAGTATTGAGGATACAAAAAGGTGGGTAGTTATTATAGAAAAGCACCCAGAAACTTCGGTTACCAATTCGTCTGAGCTGCTTTGTATTTATGAAACAGCAAAAGCCTTGATCAACCTACACGACAATAAAAAGGACGCAACTCTCAAGTCTATAGAGAGGGCTTTTGGATTTTACTCAATTCAGCTATGGAATGTAAACAGTCTGTCATTGATTCGAAAAAGGGACCTATTTACACAACTTCACtgtcttgaagaattgCATCAAATTGCTAGCTCCACGAATAGAGACAACTTTGAACTGACCTCTACTGTTTTAGATTCAAAGATAGAACACGCGGGGCATAATTTTAGTGCTCTTTGGAGTATAATTAGTACAAGAAGAGTGGTAGAAGAAAATCATCCTAAGAGCTTTGTGAGAGATGATTTAAGAAAAACTTGGACTAAAAGTGCTAAGATTGCTAGGAAGTTTGGTCGTCTTGACCTAGCTATGAGCTCAATTGTCAATGTTATGTCCTCAAACGACCTAGATTCAAATCTAGAGTATTCTAAAATTCTTTGGGCTCAAGGCGAGCAGATTAATGCATTAAAGCTTGTGGACAAGATTCGAACAAGTGACATTCCAATGGCTAAAAGAACATCGGCTAAGATACAGTTGAAATATTCCAAATGGTTAGATCAATCAGCAAATGCAGGAGCTTCGTTAATTATAAATGAGTACAACGAAGCTATAAACTTGGATAACTCCTGGAATAAACCTCATTATCATCTTGCCAAGTTCTACAACAAGCTGTTGGAATCCAACTCGAACAGAATGATCTCCCTCAATTCTGAGATTGAGCAGTCTTCTAGGCACATTGACGGCTTTTATGAAGTCATGGTAGTGAAACACTACGTCAGCTCATTACTTGGAAGTCCTAAGTACGTATTTGAAGTACTTCCGAAGATGATCACAGTATGGTTGGATTTTGCCGCAACATATAAACAAAGAGTGATTCCTTCTGGCTTTAAACCTGAGACCATTCACAAAAAACTAGAGGAGAATCGTGCAACCATACATAAGTCAATCAGGTATGCATTAGCCAGTCTTCCAAGATACTATTGGTATATTGCATTGTCGCAGATGATCTCGAGGGTGTTACATGGAAATTCGTCGACAAAGAATCTATTGATTACTATAATTGCCGAAGTTGTCCGCTATTATCCTCAAAGGGCTATTTGGTCCGTATTTTCCGTTGTGAGTTCTATGGATAAGGAGAGATCAGTCGTTGGGTCGgagattgttgaaaaagtgAAAACGTCTAAATGCATTTTGACTGATGTTAGCAATTATGGTGAATTATTGGACCAATGTTGGGGtgtcattgaaaagttctACAATATTTGCAATTTGTACGTCAAAGCAGAAAGAAACTCCACGCTTAAGCTACTCACTGATTTTAAATTCCGCACTTTGTCTATTAATTGCAACCATTTGGTACTGCCGATCAAAACAAATTTTAATATTGTGCTCCCAAATTCGGGGTCTAATACCAACAAATCCAATTCCTCCTTCCCCGCAGAGAATACTGTCAAGTGCCATTTATTTGAGAATAATGTTTCCATTTTATCATCTTTACAGAAGCCGAGAAGGGTGTCAATATGGGGAGATGATGGAGTAAAATATTCGATTTTATGCAAAGCCAATGATGATTTGCGAAAGGATGCCAAGATGATGGAGTTTTCGAATGTCATTGATCGTTTATTGAGCAAAGACACTGAATCAGAAAAACGTAGCTTATCTGTCTTATCTTACGCTGTTGTGCCACTAAACGAGAAACTGGGACTTATTGAGTGGGTGAATGACTGTTCCACTATGAAGTCTGTTCTGTTTCAGTATTACCAGAGTAAAACGGATGGAGTAAACTTCACGTATCTGAAAAATATGCTGGCCCCTGAAAAACCACTAGAGGTGAAACTGCGGAATTTCGAAGAAGTGTCGAAAAAGTATCAACCCTATTTACGACATTGGTTCATGGAAGAGTTTCCAGATCCTGCTCAATGGTACCATGCTAGAAGCACTTTTACTAGATCGACAGCAGTAATGTCTATGATTGGATATCTAACTGGTCTAGGCGATAGACATGGAGACAATATTCTCATTTCGCATGCTACAGGTTCAGTTTTGCatgttgattttgattgTCTTTTTGGTAAGGGTGAAACACTACAAGTGCCAGAGCGTGTTCCCTTCAGGTTGACGCAAAACATGGTGGACGCGTTTGGTGTTACAGGCTGTGAAGGCTCATTTCGAAAGGGAAGTGAAGTAACTCTTGCATTGATGAGAAACCACGAGTCCCTTTTAATGAACACCCTGGAGACATTTTTGTACGACCCAATTTTGGATTGGGCAAGTGGGCAgaaaaacaagaagaacaaatcAATGATGTATAATGCAGGCCCTGAGGTTGCTATGGCAGTAAttcgaagaaaaattaGAGGAATACTGGATGCAGACTCTATGCCTTTGAGTGTAGCTGGGCAGGTAGAAGCTTTGATACTTGAGGCCAcatcatcagaaaatcTATGTCAAATG